One genomic segment of Bombina bombina isolate aBomBom1 chromosome 4, aBomBom1.pri, whole genome shotgun sequence includes these proteins:
- the LOC128655420 gene encoding receptor-transporting protein 1-like, whose protein sequence is MDHLDEWSNTFSQKIEQIKPSDRWILEIDNNICDSRSGWEYFVQDEAFGWFHCSQCYNSWESVNVCVVFHMKLDHNSGYMKQGTVKMRQLRQRCHKCNGDNFVKPEFPSNVRNNILDNLIIQIRKYCYKERNVPNLRDVRCGNVTHGRHISSHCEACKWGICKKQRVTMTSILQYQCKIREHTNQEHNICKCCCFCFLIILLILTVLFVVANSEL, encoded by the exons ATGGATCATCTTGATGAGTGGAGCAATACTTTTTCACAGAAGATTGAACAGATTAAGCCATCAGATAGATGGATACTGGAGATTGATAATAACATATGTGACAGCAGAAGTGGATGGGAATACTTTGTTCAGGATGAAGCATTTGGATG GTTTCACTGCTCCCAGTGCTATAACAGCTGGGAATCAGTTaatgtgtgtgttgtgttccaTATGAAGCTGGATCACAATAGCGGATACATGAAGCAAGGCACAGTGAAGATGAGACAGTTGAGACAGAGATGTCATAAATGTAATGGAGATAATTTTGTGAAACCTGAGTTCCCTTCAAATGTGAGAAACAACATCCTAGATAATCTAATCATTCAAATACGAAAATACTGCTACAAGGAGAGAAATGTTCCTAACCTCCGTGATGTGCGTTGTGGTAACGTTACTCATGGTCGCCACATAAGCTCACACTGTGAGGCATGTAAGTGGGGAATATGTAAAAAGCAAAGAGTTACTATGACTTCCATTCTACAGTACCAATGTAAGATCAGAGAACACACGAATCAGGAGCACAATATTTGCAAgtgctgttgtttttgttttttgatcaTTTTACTTATTCTCACTGTTTTATTTGTTGTGGCTAACTCAGAGTTGTAA